From the Gallus gallus isolate bGalGal1 chromosome 27, bGalGal1.mat.broiler.GRCg7b, whole genome shotgun sequence genome, the window caaccccacggggtTCTGGGGATCCCAAGATGAGTTTGTAAGGAGAACCCAAAAGCCTGTCCCTATGGGAATCTGGAGGACCCCAGAATGGATTCCTAAGGGAAATGCCAAAGCCAGTCCCCATGGGGCTGTGGATGACCCCAATGCGGGTCCCTATGGAGAACCCCACCGAACGGTCCCTATTGGGACCACCAAAGCCCATCCCaatggggatttggggaccCCTAGACTGGTTCTTGTGGGAGaccccaaagcctggcccctACGGGGACCCTCAAAGACCATCCTGATGGAACTCTGGAGGACCTCAAGACCAGTTCAAGTGGGAATCCCAAAGCTCTGAGAAACCCCAAGACCAGTGCGTAGGGGAACCCCAAAGCCCATCTATATGGGGCTCTGGACGACCCCAAGGCCAGTTCCTATGGAGACCCCTAGAGCCCATCGCTCTGGGGCTTTGGAGGACTCCAAGAGTGATTCCTATTGGGAACCCTAAATCTCATCCCTATGGGAACCCCCAAAACCCATCTCTATGTGGCTCTGGAGGGCCCCAAAATTGGTTCCTATGGGGAATCCCAAAGCTagtccctatggggctgtggaTGATCCCAATGCAGGTGCCTATGGGGAACCCCTAAGCTTGATCCTTATTGGGAACCTCAAAGtgtggtccctatggggctctggcGGACCCCTGAGCCTGGCCCCTATGGGGGACCTCACAGCCACTCCCCATGGGGACCTCCGAAGCCCATCCCAATGGGGGTCCGGGGACTCCAAGACTGGTCCCTATGGGGAGCCCCAAAGCCTGGTCCCTATGGGGAGCCCCAAAGCccatccctatggggctccgGAGGACCTCAAGTCCGGTTCCCGTGGGGATGCGGGGTCCCTAAACCTCCATCTCTTTGGGGATACCCCAATCCCGGTCCCTATGGAATTATGGGGACCCCAGAGCCCAGTCCCTATGGGGCTCCTCAGTGGGGCCCGGCCCCTACCTGCGTGCAGCCGGATCTGTGGGGATCGGGGCCGGGAATGGGATCGGGGCCACTTCCGCAGCGCGGCTGCGACCTTTGCACCGTGAGTAAGGCTGGGGGGGGCCCCACACGTCCCGGCCCCACAACCCCTACAGTCCCCCacccctttttcccccttctttccctttttccccctaTCCCCCCCCACCTTTTGCCctccattttccctttcttcctcactttttcccttctccccctcccccccaatcCCACAGAGCTGTACCACTCCGCCCCATCCCCACCGCTCCCCCCTAAAGCAGATTTGCGGCCCCAAAGCCGAtcccgccccataaccccacagtgcccccaatgtgcgtggggggggggggaggggtccCCTCCCTGCCCCGATCCTAAACCcaatcccccccacccctcccccaaACCTGGAGCTGCGCACCGGGGGCGCACAGTAGGGTctgtgggatctatggggcggtGTGGGGCGGTGTAGGGCCGTCCTCCCCCTGCTGGCACCGCCCCCACAGCCACGCAGAGGGGCCCCCGGGGGAACCACGGGGTCCCAAAGAGTCCCCGCTGTGTCCCGAAGTGCCCCCGAAGTGTCCCCACTCTCCGGTCCAAAAGTGTCCCAAAGTACCCAAAGTGCCCCAAATTGTCCCAATTCGCCCCCAAAGTGCCTCCAAAtgtcccccaccccatcccaaagTGCCCCCATTGAATCACAGGGATCCCATTGTGCCCAAAAGTGCCCCCAGATGTCCCCATTGGCTCACAAAGAGTTCCCATTGTGTCCCAAAGAGCCCCAAACTGTCCCAAAGTGCCCCAAAGTGCCCCCAAAtgtcccccaccccatcccaaagTGTCCTCATTGAATCACAGATTTCCCATTGGGGCCCAAAGTGCCCCAAAGTGTCCCCATGACACCCCAGAGGGTCCCCATTGTGTTCCCATTGTCTCAGAGTGCCCTCAAATGTCCCCTACCCCATCCCAAAGTGCCCCCATTGAATCACAGAGATCCCATTGTGCCCAAAAGTGCCCCCAGATGTCCCCATTGACTCACAAAGAGTTCCCATTGTGTCCCAAAGTGCCCCCAAATGTCCCCTACCCCATCCCAAAGTGCCCCCATTGAATCACAGAGATCCCATTGTGCCCAAAAGTGCCCCCAGATGTCCCCATTGACTCACAAAGAGTTCCCATTGTGTCCCAAAGTGCCCCCAAATGTCCCCTACCCCGTCCCAAAGCATCCCCATTGGCTCACTGGGTTCCCATTGTGCCCCAAAGTACCCCCAAAGTATTCCCACTGACTCACAGAGTGTCCCCAAAGTGCCCCCAAATGCCCTCTACCtcaccccacagtgcccccacTGAATCACAGAGAGCCCCCGTTGTGGCCCAAAGAGTCCCAAAGAGCCCCAACTGCCCCAAAGAGCTCCAGTGTGCCCCAAAAGTGCCCCCCAAATGTCCCCTACCCCATCCCAAAGTGCCCCCATTGAATCAGAGATCCCACTGTGGCCCAAAGTGCCCCAAAGTGTCCCCATGACACCCCAGAGGGTCCCTATTGTGTCCCCATTGACTCACAGAGTGCCTGCAGATGTCCCCTGCCCCATCCCAAAGTGCCCCCATTGAATCACAGAGATTCCATTGGGCCCCAAAGTGCCCCCAAAGTGTTCCCACTGACTCACAAAGTGTCCCCGTTGTGTCCCCAGGTGTCCCCTACCCCATCCCAAAGTGTCCCCATTGGAACACAGGGATTCCATTGTGCCCCAAAGTGCCTCGAAatgtccccactgtgtcccaaAGCATCCCCATTGACTCACAAAGGGTCCCCATATGACCCATACCCCATCCCAAAGTGCCCCCCTCGAATCACGGGGATCCCATTGTGCCCCAAAGTGCCTCAAAGTGTCCCCATGGCATCCCAAACCACCCCCGTTATGTCCCAAAATGTCCCCATTACACCCCAAAGTTCCCCAGTTGTCCCCCAACCCACCCTTGCTGTGAcctgtccctatggggtcccgAAGCATTTCTGTGGTGTCCCCTTATCCCCGTGTCCCCGctgatgtccccatgtccccattggtGTCCCCACATATCTGACGGTGTACCCATGTCCCTgatggtgtccccatgtccccattgatgtccccatggtgtccttATGGTGTCTCTGAgtccccattgatgtccccatgtccctgatggtgtccccatgtccccattgatgtccccatggtgtccttATGGTGTCTCTGTGTCCCAATtgatgtccccatgtccctgatggtgtccccatgtccccactgatgtccccatggtgtccctgatggtgtccccatgtccccattgatgtccccatgtccctgatggtgtccccatgtccctgatggtgtccccatgtccccattgatgtccccatgtccccgaTGGTGTCTCTGTGTCCCCATTTTCCCCctggtgtccccatgtcaccgAACCATCCTCATGTCCTTACAATCTCTTTATTGAGGAGCTCCGCTCCCGGCCGCGTATCTCCGCACCCCATCCCgggtgtcccatccccagaGGGTCCGTGTCACCGTCCCCAGCGGCGTCCCCATCCCTCGTGCCACCTTCAGGTGCTGTCACCCACAGTCTGATGTCCCTGAGTCCTTATGGCATctccatggtgtccccatggtgtccctgtggtgtccccatggtgtctCCACAGTTTCCCTGTGGTGTCCCCACGGTGCCCCCAGGGCGTCCCCAcgatgtccccatggtgtctCTGTGATGTCCTCATGATGTCCTCATGGTGTCTTCATGGTGACCCCATGATGTCCCCGCGATGttcccatggtgtccccatggtgtctTCATGGTGACCCCATGATGTCCCCGCGATGTTCCCATGGTGTCCTTATGGTGTCTTCATGGTGACCCCATGATGTCCCCGCGATGTTCCcttggtgtccccatggtgtcctcATGGTGTCCTCATGGTGTCCTCATAGTGACCCCATGATGCCTCTGcgatgtccccatggtgtccccatggtgtccttatggtgtccccatggtgtcctcATGGTCCCCATGGTGTCCTCATGGTGCCTTCATGgtgaccccataatgcccccgCGATGTTcctatggtgtccccatggtgtccttatggtgtccccatggtgtcctcATGGTCCCCATGGTGTCCTCATGGTGCCTTCATGgtgaccccataatgcccccgCGATGTTcctatggtgtccccatggtgtccttatggtgtccccatggtgtccccatggtgtccccatggtgtcctcATGGTGTCCTCATGGTGTCCCCATGATGTCCTCATGATGTCCTCATGGTGACCCCATGATGTCCCTGCGATGTTCCCATGGTGTCCCCACGGTGTTCCCACGATGTCCCCGCAGCGTCCCCATGGCGTCCTCACGGTGTCCCCATGGCGTCCTCACGGTGTCCCCGTGGTGTCCCCACGTCACACGCTACCCGTCGGGGAAGATGTGTCCATACTGGTTGAGGATGAGCTCCACCACCTGGTTCTGGAACACCATGTGCACGGCCATGCTGCCCTCCTCGCTCGGTGCCCGCAGCAGTGTGGGGCCGAAGACGATGGCGATGCTCTGCACCGACATACGGTTCTCCTCCTTGAACTCAATCACCCTACAGTGGGACGAAGGACAACGTCACCACTGTGCCCCACGTCCCCACATGTGACCCCGACCCACGAGGCTCTGCAGGACCTCTCAATCCCCATCACAGTGGAGTTATGGGGACCCCCAGTGCCCGTCCCTATGGGGATCTGGAGGACATCGAGACCAGTTCCCATAGGGAATTCCAAAGCCTGGTTCTTAGTGGGCTCTGGAGGACCCCAAGATCTGTTCCTGTGGGGAACCCCAACACCAGTACCTATGGGGCTCTGGAGAACCCCAGGACCGGTTCCTATGGAGATCCCCAAACCAGTTTCAGTGGGAATCTGGAGGACTCCGAGAGTGGTTCCTATTGGGAGCCCCAAATCCCATCCCAATGGGAAACCCTAAAACCCATCCCTATGGAGCTCTGGAGAACCCCAAGACTGGTTCCTATGGGGAATCCCAAAGCCTGGTTCTTATTAGGCTCTGGAGGACCCCAAGACCTGCTCCTATGGGGAACCCCAACACCAGTACCTATGGGGCTCTAGAGGACCACAAGACCCGTTCCTATGGAGATCCCCAAACCAGTCCCTAGTGGGGCCCTAGAGGACCCCAAGACCTGTTCCTGTGGGGATATGAGGAACCCCAAGACCCATCCCTACGAGGATCTGGGGAACACCAAGACCTGTTCCCATGGGGAACCCCAAAGCCAGACCCTGTGTGGATTTGGGTAGACCCAGAGCCTGCTCCATACGAGGCTGCAGGGGTCCCTGAAACTTCATCTCTCCCTACATGGACCCCCAAACGTCTTTAGATTGGACCCATACCCACAACGCGGCCCCGTCCCCCCTCTGCCTTTGGGGTTTTGGCGGCCCCATGGTGGGCCACACAGCGTCACCTGCAGAGGTGCCTGAAGAGGACCTTCATGGTGTCGTGGTTGGCGGGCGGCAGTGAGCGCACGAGGTCACGGATACAGCGCCCCTTCCGCAGTGGGTCCTGCATCTCTGCAAGGGGACGGCGCGCACCGTAGGGCGGTGATGGCGGCAGATGGGCCACCcctggtgtccccatccctgtccccatccccatcccctggtgcccccatccccatcccctggaatccccatccctgtccccatccctgtccccatccccatcccctggtgtccccatccccatcccctggaatccccatccctgcccccattcctgtcctcatccccatccccatccccatccccatcccctggTGTCCCCATCGCCGTCCCCATTCCCGCCCCCACCTCCTGGTGTcaccatccccatctccatcccctgatgcccccatccctgtccccatccccatcctcattccctggtgtccccatccccatctcccggtgtccccatccctgtccccaccccctggtgtccccatccccatcttcaTCCCCTGGTGTCCCCACCCCCTggcatccccatccctgcccccatccctgcccccatccctgcccccatccctgtccccatccccgcccccaccccctgttgtccctgtccccatccccatccccatccccatcccctggtgtccccatccctgcccccatccctgtccccattcccatccccatccccatcccctggtgtccccatccctgtccccatccccgcaTCCATCCCCTGTTGTCCctatccccatctccatcccctggtgcccccatcccctggcatccccatccctgcccccatccctgcccccatccccatccccatccccgcccCCACCCCCTGTTGTCCCCATCCCTTACTGATGGCAGCAATGAATTTGTCAAAGTGTCCGAAGGGGACGAGCGGCTCCGGCAGTTCTCGGAAGAACAGCTTTAGGGCACCGGTGATGACGTGGACGTCCTCCCAGCGCCCGTCGTCCAGGTCCAGGTGCTCCTCTgcggggacacggggacacCTCGGACACGGCACAGCCACGGGCGGCGTTCAGCCCTGGGACACCCGCCGTGGGGGCAGTACCGTGGTCCACTTTGTAGCGCAGCTTCTGGATGGTGGCCAGGTTGCCGCTGACGCGGTAGAGCCCATCTATGTCCAACCCTGAGGGGGGACAACTCCCGGTCATCATCCAGCCGGCACTGCCACCAGCGCGGTGACAGCAAGTGGCGCTCTGAGCACAGCCGTGTCCATGCACGGCCCCGACCCAATGGGCTTTGGGGGAAACCCAACGGGATTCCCTGTTGTCAAAGATGAGCCTTCCCCAGCGAGAATCccaccaccccatccccatgtccccatgtccccatgtccccatgtccccatggcTGTCCCCACGTGGTCATTGGTGGCACCAGCGTGGGGACAGCCGGTGCCATCTGTTAGCACGACCGTGCCGTCTCACAACCCCAACCCAATGGCTTTTTGGGAAGACTCAGTGGGATTCCCCATCGAACTTGGACTGTCCTGATTGACAGAAGtgatgtccccacatccccacatgcccacatccccacgtccccatatctccatgtccccacatctGCACATTCCCGTGTCCCCATATCTCCATGTCCCCACTTTTccatgtccccacgtccccacatccccacatccccatgtctCCACATttccatgtccccatgtccccagaTCTGTACATTCCcgtgtccccacatccccatgtccccatatctccgtgtccccacatccccacctccccactTTTCCATGTCCCCACgcccccatgtccccacgtccccacattcctctgtccccacatccccatgtctCCACATCTCCATGTCCCCATAAcaccatgtccccatgtccccagaTCTgcacatccccatgtccccacatccccatgtccccacattccccacatccccacattcccacgtccccacatccccatgtccccacatcctcatgtccccacatctccatgtccccacatccccatgtccccacatctccatgtccccacatctCCATGTCCCCATACCTCCATGTCCCCACGCCCCCACGTCCCCACTTTTCCacgtccccacatccccacatccccacatccccatacctccatgtccccacatcccatgtccccacattccccacatccccacatccccacatccccatacctccatgtccccacatcccatgtccccacacccccacacccccacgTTGGTACCTCTCCTCTCCACGCTGTGGATGCACTGCTGGACGAAGTGCGGCACGGTGCCGTGCTCCCTCTCGCACAGCGCTTGCAGTGAGCACCCAAAAACCTGATctggggggagagagggggaggTGGGCGCGGGCGGGAGGTGACATTTGGGGACCCCCGCGGCGCATCCCCACCTTTGATGTATCCGCGCTCGCGCAGCGACTGCAGCGTCGGCCGCCGCTGGAGGAACTTGCGGAGTTTGTTGCGCACTTTGCTGGAGTCGCCGTCGGCCGCGTTGGgcgctgtggggatggggtggggggcgtCACCCccctgtggggatggggtggggggcgtCACCCGTGGGGGCATCGGGGCGGCACGGCGTGGTGGCGCCCACCCGCTGCCCTCCTGTCCTCACCGCCCAACTTCTCCCGCGAGCCGAACTCCGTCCCGCTCTCGGCGTCCTCCTCGGTGGGGACATCGGAGCCCTGGGGGGGAGTGGGGTCAGCGggggggtggggatatgggggaggggggggggacaatggggacgcCCCTTATCACACACCATCTGCGCGATGCTGTCGGCGATGGCCCGCTGCCACGTGGACACGATCTGCTCCGAGTCGTGCTGGATGAGGAACTCGGAGCCCTCCCGCGTCCTCAGCTGGGGAGGGGTGGCGGCGGTTGGGGTGAGGGGTGACCCCGTGGGGTGACCCCCATCCCCGcgccgtccccccccccccgccgtcCTCACCTCCAGCACGTTCTTCTTGCTGGATTTCTCCTTGCTGGCCCAGGCGATGGCGGCCCCGCGCAGCTCCACCGTGTGCTCCGGGGTGGTCAGGGTGGTGGGGTGCCGCTGTGTGGGGACAGAGAGTCACCCCAGGACACCGCTTTGCGCCTTTCTGCACCCCAAAGGTGGCCGCTGAGGGCGGCGCTGCCCCCAGGCTGACCACAGTGGGACACGTCTGTCCCCACCCCGTGGCAAAGAGGGGTTCTGTGCCGCCGTCTGTGGGTGACCCGAAGTTCACTGTCACCCTATGGGACAGCCCTGCCGTGAGCCCGGGGGTCTGTAGGGTGagggtctgctgctgacagccctgtCTGTGCCCCTGGCGGTCCGTGGGGGGCACGTCCCTTTTGGGGTGTTATGGGGACACACCGTCCCATCCCATGCCCTGGCTCTGGATGCATTCCCCTTCCCCAACCCCAATCCACTGATGCTGGAGACCCCAAgccacaccccccccccccatgggaACAGCGGTGTCACCCTGCGCTGGCCCCATAAGCACTGTGGGGTGTTGCAAGAACCCGGTGCCACTTCTGCATTCGGTGCAGGCCGTGGGCTGGGACAGGCATCGCTTCCTCCGACAGATGGTGCATGTGACAGCAAGGCATGGGGCACAGCGCCCACACAGcccccacacagaccccacacgGCACCTTTATGGCCTGGACACGCTGCCGTGTCCCAAAGTGCCACCACGCGCGGCCCCATGCATGGCCTGTCCTCGTGCTGTGGGTCCTGACTCCATCCCGTAGGTCCTGACCTTACCCCAACGGTGCTGACTCCACACCGCAGGTTCTCACCTTCTCCTGTTGAGTTCTGCTTTTGCTCCATGGGTCCTCACCCCACCCTACACGTCCTGACCCCACTCTATGGGTTTTCATCCTCTCCTATTGGGTGCTACGTTTGTCCCGTGGGTTCTGATCCCACCCCATGGATCCTGACCCCACCCCATGTGTTTTGGCCCCATCCCATGGGTTCTCATCCTCTCCAGTTGGGTTCTGCCCTCGTCCCATGGGTCCTGACCCCATCCCACCAGCCTTGGTCCTATCTAAGCGGGTTTGTGCTCCCTCCTGTTGGGTTCTGCCCTCGTCCCATGGGTCCTGACCCCATCCCACGTGTTCCTGCCCTCTCCTGTTGGTTCCTGCTCTTGTCCCATGGCTCCTTACCCTCTCCTATTGGGTGCTACACTTGTCCCACGGGTCTGACCCCCTCCCATGAGTTCCGGTCCCACCCCACTGCTTCTGACCCCATCCCACGGCTTTATCTCCCCCTCCACTTCGGTGCTGCCCCTCTCGTGGCCCCACGGCGCTCACCAAAGCACCCGCAGATGAGTGCTTGGAGTCCTTGAAGAAGGTCAGGATTCCGCCCTCCAGCACCGTCCAGGATGAGCTCCAGTTTTTCCTGGGgacgcggggggggggggggggtggggtgggggtcacAGCGGGGGCAGCGCAGCCGCCCGTGTCCCCTTTGGAGGGACGTTGGGGACGCACTCACCGTATCCGCTTCCCTCTGTCCATCGTTTTGGTCCTGTTGAGCACTCCAGCCTTGTCGAGGCTTTTGAGCTGGAGGTGGAGGCGCAGACTCAGCTTTGCCcttctgcacagcctgcagagccccaAACCCGCTGCGCGCTCCCGTGGGCCCGTGGTGTCcccgtggtgtccccatggtgtccccatggtgtccccgTGGTGTCcccgtggtgtccccatggtgtccccatgatgtccccatgatgtccctctggtgtccccatggtgttcccgtggtgtccccatgatgtccccatgatgtccctGTGGTGTCCCCGCGGTGTCCCCGttgtgtccccatggtgtccccgTGGTGTCcccgtggtgtccccatggtgtccccgTGGTGTTTCCATGGTGTCCCCGTTGTGTCCCCTTGGTGtccctgtggtgtccccatggtgtccccgTGGTGTCCCCGTTGTGTCCCTGTTGTGTCCCTGTGGTGTCCCCGTGGTGTCcccgtggtgtccccatggtgtccccatggtgtccccgCGGTGTCCCCGCGGTGTCCCCGTGGGTGCTCACCTTCTCCTCGCGGAGCCCTGGTGATACCGGGGTGCCACCGGGCCATGGGAACAACCCGCTGTcctggctggagctgctgctggcccgCTGGTGGAGCCCACCTGCCAGGACCTGGGGACAGCCGCCAGCcgtcatccccatccccacccccatccccacccccatccccacccccatcatcacccccatccccacacttGTTCTTTTCCCCATTCTCATCCTCATCCCGATCCTCATCCTCTCGcccccatcctcatcctcacccTTTAAGCTGTCATCCTCATCCCTGTCCTCATCCTCATCTCtatccccatcctcacccccatccccatcctcgCCCTCATAATCCTACCTATCCCTATCCTTATTCCCACCCCCATTTTCACCCCTACCCAAATCCCGATCTTCCTCCCTgtcctccccccatccccatccccatcccaaccccatcctcGTCTTCGTCCTCATCCATTTTcaccccacccccatcccctcaTCACACCCATCTCTATCCTTATCATCGCCCCCATtttcatccccatccccacctgccCTCATCCCCAttgccatccccatccccatccccatccccatcctcatcctcatccccatcctcataTCAATCCCTATCCTTATTCCTAcccccattttcacccccaacTCCACCCCCTCCTCATTCCATTTCttgtccccatcctcatccccatccctgttgCTATTCTGTCCTCACCCTCACCTTCACCCTCACCTtcatccccacccccccctctctcccttcttccccctccccgACCCCATACCGTCTCAGTGCCGAACTGCTCGTGGTCGCCGGGGGGTCCGTACCACCGTGGGGACACCGTGAGCTCCTGGTGCCGCCGGGGGGGTGCGTAGGGCGCTGCCCCCCACTGGTAGGAGCCCGGGGGTGAGCAGTCCTCCTCGGGGTACACCTCCAGCTCATCCGGGGACAGCTCGGGGTAATCTGCCTCGGGGGTGGGCGGCTGCGGGGTGGGCAGAGGAGAAGGTGACCAAGAATgtccccattgcatcccataatgtcccca encodes:
- the ARHGAP27 gene encoding rho GTPase-activating protein 27 isoform X1: MLQRSRSRAWQPLQRGEERREPEDPSAHIYLNLQELQREVAARSAAPQPHSPPHSPPHSAHWETHRDTESGHLFYYNPSTGETTWDCPFQRGEDAVSPGASPPAWGHRDDSTALPYGSVTGEGLWDPHCVGDGPRDEETGMMPYSPMERRPPTPEADYPELSPDELEVYPEEDCSPPGSYQWGAAPYAPPRRHQELTVSPRWYGPPGDHEQFGTETVLAGGLHQRASSSSSQDSGLFPWPGGTPVSPGLREEKLKSLDKAGVLNRTKTMDRGKRIRKNWSSSWTVLEGGILTFFKDSKHSSAGALRHPTTLTTPEHTVELRGAAIAWASKEKSSKKNVLELRTREGSEFLIQHDSEQIVSTWQRAIADSIAQMGSDVPTEEDAESGTEFGSREKLGAPNAADGDSSKVRNKLRKFLQRRPTLQSLRERGYIKDQVFGCSLQALCEREHGTVPHFVQQCIHSVERRGLDIDGLYRVSGNLATIQKLRYKVDHEEHLDLDDGRWEDVHVITGALKLFFRELPEPLVPFGHFDKFIAAIKMQDPLRKGRCIRDLVRSLPPANHDTMKVLFRHLCRVIEFKEENRMSVQSIAIVFGPTLLRAPSEEGSMAVHMVFQNQVVELILNQYGHIFPDG
- the ARHGAP27 gene encoding rho GTPase-activating protein 27 isoform X4; amino-acid sequence: MGPPSQQDVLSPCGAAEWGRRGPSVPALLWGKKRQKRVNRERQQLLPCRAGVTWGGRGAGGCHPTHSSPTPERREPEDPSAHIYLNLQELQREVAARSAAPQPHSPPHSPPHSAHWETHRDTESGHLFYYNPSTGETTWDCPFQRGEDAVSPGASPPAWGHRDDSTALPYGSVTGEGLWDPHCVGDGPRDEETGMMPYSPMERRPPTPEADYPELSPDELEVYPEEDCSPPGSYQWGAAPYAPPRRHQELTVSPRWYGPPGDHEQFGTETVLAGGLHQRASSSSSQDSGLFPWPGGTPVSPGLREEKLKSLDKAGVLNRTKTMDRGKRIRKNWSSSWTVLEGGILTFFKDSKHSSAGALRHPTTLTTPEHTVELRGAAIAWASKEKSSKKNVLELRTREGSEFLIQHDSEQIVSTWQRAIADSIAQMGSDVPTEEDAESGTEFGSREKLGAPNAADGDSSKVRNKLRKFLQRRPTLQSLRERGYIKDQVFGCSLQALCEREHGTVPHFVQQCIHSVERRGLDIDGLYRVSGNLATIQKLRYKVDHEEHLDLDDGRWEDVHVITGALKLFFRELPEPLVPFGHFDKFIAAIKMQDPLRKGRCIRDLVRSLPPANHDTMKVLFRHLCRVIEFKEENRMSVQSIAIVFGPTLLRAPSEEGSMAVHMVFQNQVVELILNQYGHIFPDG
- the ARHGAP27 gene encoding rho GTPase-activating protein 27 isoform X2 codes for the protein MEAEEVYVLVEYGFEYRTKDGTVVSIHPNERYVLLGRTNEHWWHVRRSGDARPFYVPAQYVKELPPMAAPQPLYPEEMESYGYPAVRVGPHPTESSGRRREAQERREPEDPSAHIYLNLQELQREVAARSAAPQPHSPPHSPPHSAHWETHRDTESGHLFYYNPSTGETTWDCPFQRGEDAVSPGASPPAWGHRDDSTALPYGSVTGEGLWDPHCVGDGPRDEETGMMPYSPMERRPPTPEADYPELSPDELEVYPEEDCSPPGSYQWGAAPYAPPRRHQELTVSPRWYGPPGDHEQFGTETVLAGGLHQRASSSSSQDSGLFPWPGGTPVSPGLREEKLKSLDKAGVLNRTKTMDRGKRIRKNWSSSWTVLEGGILTFFKDSKHSSAGALRHPTTLTTPEHTVELRGAAIAWASKEKSSKKNVLELRTREGSEFLIQHDSEQIVSTWQRAIADSIAQMGSDVPTEEDAESGTEFGSREKLGAPNAADGDSSKVRNKLRKFLQRRPTLQSLRERGYIKDQVFGCSLQALCEREHGTVPHFVQQCIHSVERRGLDIDGLYRVSGNLATIQKLRYKVDHEEHLDLDDGRWEDVHVITGALKLFFRELPEPLVPFGHFDKFIAAIKMQDPLRKGRCIRDLVRSLPPANHDTMKVLFRHLCRVIEFKEENRMSVQSIAIVFGPTLLRAPSEEGSMAVHMVFQNQVVELILNQYGHIFPDG
- the ARHGAP27 gene encoding rho GTPase-activating protein 27 isoform X3, with amino-acid sequence MWGGCGAAPWSRSVWGIQQWGSTHLWGAAVAVGSHVLPMAPLGSPWDLGVGGTRVTMRTPTPTLNPTPHHAEGIHAPIGSAPHSAHPHRLGIRQWGFSCCASQERREPEDPSAHIYLNLQELQREVAARSAAPQPHSPPHSPPHSAHWETHRDTESGHLFYYNPSTGETTWDCPFQRGEDAVSPGASPPAWGHRDDSTALPYGSVTGEGLWDPHCVGDGPRDEETGMMPYSPMERRPPTPEADYPELSPDELEVYPEEDCSPPGSYQWGAAPYAPPRRHQELTVSPRWYGPPGDHEQFGTETVLAGGLHQRASSSSSQDSGLFPWPGGTPVSPGLREEKLKSLDKAGVLNRTKTMDRGKRIRKNWSSSWTVLEGGILTFFKDSKHSSAGALRHPTTLTTPEHTVELRGAAIAWASKEKSSKKNVLELRTREGSEFLIQHDSEQIVSTWQRAIADSIAQMGSDVPTEEDAESGTEFGSREKLGAPNAADGDSSKVRNKLRKFLQRRPTLQSLRERGYIKDQVFGCSLQALCEREHGTVPHFVQQCIHSVERRGLDIDGLYRVSGNLATIQKLRYKVDHEEHLDLDDGRWEDVHVITGALKLFFRELPEPLVPFGHFDKFIAAIKMQDPLRKGRCIRDLVRSLPPANHDTMKVLFRHLCRVIEFKEENRMSVQSIAIVFGPTLLRAPSEEGSMAVHMVFQNQVVELILNQYGHIFPDG